Below is a window of Mycobacterium dioxanotrophicus DNA.
GTTTGCCGTCGAAGGAATCCCGTGCCGCGCGCAGGATTTCGTCGACGAAGAAGACCGTGCCGTATCCGGTGGCCTCGGTGCGGACCTGCGATCCGCCCCAGGTCAGTCCCTTGCCGGTGAGCACGCCGGACTCGTAGCGGTTGGTGATGCGCTTGTATTGGCCGAACAGATAACCGATTTCGCGCGTACCGACGCCGATGTCGCCGGCCGGAACGTCGGTGTACTCGCCGATGTGGCGGTAGAGCTCGGTCATGAACGACTGACAGAACCGCATCACCTCGGCGTCGGAGCGGCCCTTCGGATCGAAGTCCGAGCCGCCCTTGCCACCACCGATGGGCAGGCCGGTCAGCGAGTTCTTGAAGATCTGCTCGAAGCCGAGGAACTTCACGATGCCCAGGTACACCGAGGGGTGGAACCGCAGGCCGCCCTTGAACGGTCCCAGCGCGGAGTTGAACTCGACCCGGAAGCCGCGGTTGATCTGCACCGTGCCGGAATCGTCGAGCCACGGCACGCGGAAGATGATCTGCCGTTCGGGTTCGCACAACCGCCGGATCACGGCGTTGTCGGCGAATTCGGGGTGCTTGTCGACAACGGGCCCGAGGCTGGTCAGCACCTCGAATACGGCCTGGTGGAATTCCTTCTCGCCGGCGTTGCGCCGGGCTACTTCCTCATAGATGTCGCACAGGCTGGGATGTAATCCACTCATATCACTCAGTCCATCTGGTATCGCGGGAACACTGCCGCGGGCGCGGGCAGCGTGACACCCGGCTTGAGCCGAGTGCTGATGGCAGCGAAGGTTCGCTCGTCGGCCGGTTGCCCCAGCAGGTCGAGCATCTTGCCCATCGAATCCGGCATCACCGGCTGGCTCAGAAGCGCGGCGATGCGCACCGTTTCCAGCGTGGTGTAGAGCACTGTGCGGAAGCGCTGCTGGTCGCCTGGATCGGCAGACTTTCGCAACACCCACGGCTCCTGTGCCGAGAAATATCGGTTGGCCGCGCCGAGCACCGACCAGATCGCTTCCAGCGCAAGGTGCATGGCGGGCTCGGCGAAGTGCGCCCGCACCCGGTCCAGCAGCGCGTCGGCCGCGGCCAGCAGGGCGGTGTCGTCATCGGTGAACTCACCGGGATCGGGCACCACGCCGTCGAGGTTCTTGTTGACCATCGACAGCGAACGTTGCGCCAGGTTGCCCAGTTCGTTGGCCAGGTCGGCGTTGATGCGGCCGATGATGGCCTCTTCGCTGTAGCTGCCGTCCTGGCCGAAGGACACCTCGCGCAGGAAGAAGTAGCGCACCTGGTCGAGCCCGAACGCGTCGACCAGCGCAATGGGGTCGACGACGTTTCCGACCGACTTGCTCATCTTCTCGCCCTTGACGTTGATGAACCCGTGCGCGAAAACCCGTTCGGGGAGCGCGATTCCGGCCGACATCAGGAATGCCGGCCAGTACACGCTGTGGAATCGGATGATGTCCTTGCCGATCATGTGCAGATCGGCGGGCCAGTACTTGCCGAAGGTCTCCGACGTCACGTCCGGAAATCCCACGCCTGTCAGGTAGTTGGTCAGCGCGTCCACCCAGACGTACATGACGTGGTCGGGATGGTCCGGCACTGGAACGCCCCAGTCGAACGTGGTCCGCGAAATCGACAGATCCTTCAGCCCGCCGGAGACGAAGCTGACGATCTCGTTGCGCCGCACGTCGGGCCCGATGAACTCGGGGTGCGCCTGGTAGTGCGCGAGCAGACGATCGGTGTAGGCCGACAGCCGGAAGAAGTAGGTCTGTTCCTCGGTCCAGGTGACCGGTGTGCCCGTCTCGATGGCGGTGCGGGTGCCGTCGGGCCCCTCGGTGGTCTCGTCTTCGGCGAAGAAGCGTTCGTCGCGTATCGAGTACCAGCCGGAGTAGGCGCCGAGGTAGATGTCTCCGGCCTCGTTCATGCGCCGCCAGATCTCCTTGGAGGCCTCATAGTGGTCGGCGTCGGAGGTGCGGATGAACCGGTCGAAGGAGATGTTGAGCGTCTCCTGCAGCCGCTGGAACACATCGGAGTTGCGGTTGGCCAGCTCAGCGGCCGAGATACCCTCGGCTGCGGCGGTCTCGGCCATCTTCTGCCCGTGCACGTCGGTACCGGTCAGGTAGCGCACGTCGAACCCGTCGAGGCGCTTGAATCGAGCGATCGCATCTGTGGCGATGTACTCATACGCGTGCCCGATGTGAGGCGCGCCATTGGGGTAGGCGATCGCGGTGGTGATGTAGTACGGCGGCTTGCTCATCGGGGCATCACTCTATGGTGTTGCTGTGAGTTCCAAACGCTCAGGCAGGGAGAAGCCGCCCGCGCCGGAACCTCTGGCGCCCCTCGTCGATGCCCATACCCACCTTGACTCGTGCGGTGCCGAGACCGCGGACGACGTGCACGCCATTGTCGACCGTGCGGCCGCCGTCGGCGTGCAGAAGGTGGTCACCATCGCCGATGACCTCGCCTCGGCGCACTGGGTGGCCGGTGCCGCGGTAGCCGACGACCGGGTGTACGGGGCGGTCGCGCTGCATCCCACGCGTGCCAATGCGCTGACCGACGAGGCAAAAGCGGATCTGGAGCGGCTGGCGTCCCATCCGCGCGTGGTCGCCGTGGGCGAGACGGGGATAGATCTGTACTGGCCCGGCAAGGTGGACGGCTGCGCCACGCCCGCAGAGCAGCGGGAGGGCTTCGCCTGGCACATCGACCTGGCGAAACGGACCGGCAAGCCGCTGATGATCCACAACCGCGACGCCGACGCCGAGGTTCTCGACGTGCTGGCCGCCGAGGGTGCGCCCGAAACTGTGATCTTCCACTGTTTTTCGTCGGGTCCCGAGATGGCGCGCACATGCATCGACGCGGGCTGGATTTTGAGTCTGTCCGGCACGGTCAGCTTCAAAAACGCTGTTGACCTGCAGGAAGCTGCTCGGCTGATCCCGCGGGGGCAGATGCTGGTCGAGACCGACGCGCCATTCCTGACTCCGCATCCCTATCGCGGCGCGCCGAACGAGCCCTATTGCCTGCCATACACTGTCCGGGCATTGGCAAAGCTGCTTGACCGGCCCGAGCAGGACTTGGCGGCCGAGACGGCAACCACTGCGACCCGGGTGTACGGGCTGGACGAGAGTTGCCGTATATAGGCCTATTCGTTACCGTCTTGTGATCAACCGCTCGACGTGCAGTCGGTGAACCATGCCGTCAGCACGGGGGAGAGACGAATTTTACGTATGGATGCTCTGAACAAACTTCATGAATCGCGCTCGCCGTTGCTCCGAGGTGTCGTCGGCGCCGTACTGGTCACGCTGACAGCGGCCGGCGGGTTCGCTGTCTCGGCGCACAAGACGGTGACGCTCAACGTCGACGGTACGGCGATGACAGTGACGACCATGAAGTCCAGAGTGATCGACGTCGTCAAGGAGAACGGTTTCGACGTCGGCGACCGCGACGACCTCTACCCGGCCGCCAACCAGCCGGTGCAGGATGCCGGCAACATCGTGCTGCACCGCAGCCGCCCGCTGGAGGTCTCTCTCGACGGCCAGACCAGCCAGCAGGTGTGGACCACGGCCTCGACCGTCGACGAGGCGCTGGCCCAGCTGCAGATGACCGATACCGCGCCCGCCGCGGCGTCCCGTGGCACGCGTGTTCCGCTGGGCGGCATGGCGCTTCCCGTCGTGAGCGCCAAGACAGTCCAGATCGACGACGGTGGCGCGGTGTCGACTGTGCATCTGGCGGCCGCGAACGTGGCGGGCCTGCTGGACGCCGCAGGCGCCCCGCTGCAGCAGAACGACACCGTCGTCCCTGCCGCGTCGTCGCCCGTGACCGAGGGCATGCACGTCCAGGTGACCCGCATGCGCATCGAGAAGGTCACCGAGCGGATGCCGTTGCAGCCGGACAACAAGCGCATCGAAGACACCTCCATGAACATGAGCCGTCAGGTCGTCGAGGACCCGGGCGCCCCGGGCACTCAGGACGTGACTTTCGCGGTGGCGAAGGTGAACGGAGTGGAAACTGGCAGGCTGCCAGTAGCCAATGTCGTTATCACACCGGCTCGTGACGGCGTCCTCCGCGTCGGCGCCAAGCCGGGAACGGAAGTTCCACCCGTTGCGAACGGAAGTACCTGGGACGCTCTGGCCTCCTGCGAAGCCGGAGGTAACTGGGCGATAAACACAGGTAACGGTTTTTACGGCGGCGTGCAATTCGATCAAAACACTTGGGAGCGGCAGGGCGGTTTGCGGTATGCTGCGAGAGCCGATTTGGCGACCAGGGAAGAGCAGATTGCGATTGCTACGGTGACGCAGGCACGGCAAGGATGGGGAGCTTGGCCAGTGTGTAGCGGGAGGATTGGGGCGCGCTGACTATTCGACTGCTCGGGCGGACCGAGATAAGACGCCTGGCCAAAGAGATCGACTTTCGGCCACGCAAATCATTCGGACAGAACTTCGTGCACGACGCGAACACTGTCCGCCGTATCGTGTCGGCTTCAGGGATCCATCGCACCGATCACGTGCTGGAGGTCGGTCCCGGCCTCGGCTCGTTGACGCTGGCCCTGCTGGACCGTGGTGCGCAGGTCACCGCAGTGGAGATCGATCCGCTGTTGGCGCGACAATTGCCCGCCACCATCGCCGATCACTCGCACAGTGAGATCAACCGGCTCTCTGTGCTCAACCGCGACATCCTGACCCTCATGCCGGGTGATCTCACCGATCAGCCGACCGCACTGGTCGCGAACCTGCCGTACAACGTGGCGGTGCCCGCACTGCTGCATCTGTTGGCCGAGTTCCCGACCATCCGGACCGTGATGGTCATGGTGCAGGCCGAGGTGGCCGAACGCTTGGCCGCCGAGCCCGGTGGCAAGGACTACGGCGTGCCCAGCGCCAAGGTGCGGTTCTACGGCAACGTACGCCGGCACGGCATGGTGTCACCGACGGTGTTCTGGCCCATCCCGCGGGTGTACTCGGGCCTCGTACGCATCGACCGGTACGAGACCTCACCGTGGCCCACCGACGAGGCGTTCCGTGACGAGGTCTTCAACCTCATCGACATCGGGTTCGCGCAGCGTCGCAAGACGTCGCGTAACGCGTTCGCGGACTGGGCGGGTTCGGGCAACGAGTCGGCGGAGCGGCTGCTGGCCGCGAGCATCGATCCGTCCCGGCGCGGTGAGACTCTCGCCATCGCCGACTTCGTGCGGCTGCTGCAGCGCTCGAACGAGGCCGCGCTCGAGGCTGGGAAACAACAGGAACAGGTGCGCGTCACCTAGGCCTCACAACGACATCAGACGGGTCGCTCATCTCCGCGGTGAGCGACCCGTCTGTCGTTTCGGGCTACGGATCTGCTCTGCGGTTCTCGTCCAGGAATTCGTCCATGAGCGGGGTCTCGGCGACGACGGGGTAGTTGCCGGTGACACCGATGCGCTCGGCGGCCAATTGCATGACCCTGCCGCGCACCAGATACCAGCCGACGATAAGGGCCGGGACGATCACCACCAGGGCGACCAGGTTCCAATAATTCTCGTAGCACATCAGGCCGGTGACCACCGCCAGGAAGGCCAGGGTGGCGTAGCTCGTGTAGGGCGTACCGAACAGCCGGAACGCAGGCCTCGCCAACAGCCCGCGTTTGGACCAGCGGTACAGCTGGATCTGACAGATCACGATGGTGGCCCACGAGGCGATGATGCCGAGCGCCGACAGGTCCAGCGCTATGTTGAATGCTTCCGAGGGCACCACCATGTTGAGGAAGACGCCGAGCACGGTGAACACACCCGTCAGCGCGATACCGGCGAACGGGACGCCGCGCCTGGTCATCTTCGCGGTGAACTGCGGGGCACTGCCGTTCATCGCCATCGACCGCAGGATGCGTCCGGTGGAGTAGAGGCCGGCGTTCAGGCTCGACAGCGCGGCGGTGAGCACCACGAAGTTCATGATGTCGCCGGCTGCGGGCACACCGATCTTGGAGAAGAACGTGACGAACGGGCTGGTGCCCTGCTGATAGGCGGTGTAGGGCAGCAGCAGTGCGAGCAAGATGAGTGAGCCGACGTAGAACACGGCGATGCGGACCACCACCGAGTTGATCGCGCGCGGCATGACCTTTGCGGGGTGCTCCGTCTCACCGGCGGCTGTGCCGACCAATTCCACTGCAGCGTAGGCGAATATCACGCCGGAGGTGACGATCACGAGTTGCAGTACACCGTTGGGCAGCAAGCCGCCGTTGTCGGCGATGACCGAGAACCCGGTGTTCTGTCCTTCCACCCTGAACCGCCCCGCCAGGAACACGATGCCGACCACCAGAAAGGTCACCAGTGCCACGACCTTGATCAGCGCGGCCCAAAACTCCATCTCCCCAAACACTTTGACCGAGATCATGTTCACGGTCAGCACGATCACCAGCGCGATCAGCGCGATGGTCCACTGCGGGATGGCCTTGAACGCGCCCCAGTAGTGCATGTAGAGCGCGATCGCGGTGACATCGACGATCGAGGTGCAGGCCCAGTTGAAGAAGTACATCCAACCCGCCACGTACGCGGCCTTCTCGCCGAGGAACTCGCGGGCATAAGACACGAATGATCCTGACGAAGGCCGGTGCAGCACAAGCTCACCCAGCGCCCGCAGGATGAAGAACACGAACAGCCCGCACACGCCGTAGACGATGAACAACCCAGGTCCGGCGGTATGGAGCCGTCCGCCCGCGCCCATGAAGAGGCCGGTACCGATGGCTCCGCCTATGGCGATCATCTGAAGCTGTCGCGGTTTGAGCCCTTTGTGATACCCCTCGTCCTCGCGAGCGAGTCCAGACGGGTCGTGGTCGGTGGTGGATGGCGCGGATGACATCGTGCCGACGTTAGCTGCGGCGCGTGCCGCGGTAACGCGGTTGGCGTAAAACGTATGTTAAGTACGGTTACGTTCGGTGTTACCGCAGTGCCCTGGTGATCAGTTTCATGAACTCTGTGCACGAGTCATAGCGCATATCAGGTCTTTTCGCCATCGCCTTGGCCAGAATGGAGTCGACCGCGTGTGGTATCCACGAGACTTGGCGGGAGATCCGCGGCGGCGGGGAATGTAACTGGTGATCGACCAATCCCATCGCGGTGTTTGCGGTGAAGGGCGGCGATCCGGTCAGCATCTCGATGGCCGTGCACGCCAACGAATATTGGTCGGTGGCTGCCGAAGGTGCTCTCCCGCTGAGCAGTTCGGGCGCCGAGTACGGCAACGAGGCCTGCACCTGGGCGCGCGGCTCTCGGAACTGGCGCGTGATGCGCTTGGCGGGGTCGAGCGTGAGGCGTCCGCCGTCGTGGGCCAGCCGGATGGCCACGTCTTCCGAAACCGAGTGTGCCACCCCGAAATCGATCAGCACTGCTCGCGAAAAAGGGTTGTCCACAAGGATATTCGATGGTTTGACATCGCAGTGCACGATCCCGCACCGGTGCGCGTGGTCGAGCGTGGCCGCGATCTGAGTCAAGGCCGTGAGCCGGTCGCTCGTCATCGCCAGCCCGCCGATGGTGCCGCCGTCGACCAGTTCCATGGCCAGCCAGACCTGGCTCGCGGCGTAGACCCTGACGATGTTGGGGTGCGTGAGCCTGCGGGCGAAGTCGAACTCGCGCTGCAGCCGCGCCAGCTGATCGGGCCTGCGGTGCGATTCATTGAGGATCTTCAGTGCGACGACGGCGCCATCGGGATCGTGAGCGCGATACACCACGGCCCAGCCGCCGCGGCCGAGGACCTCGTCGACCTCGTATTCCGCGATGGACCCTTCACCGGGTGACACCACTGTCACAGCATAGGTTCGGTGACGGTTTGCCGTCCTCAGAGATAGTGTCGTGGCCGTGTCCGCATCCGACGGCAGTACCGCATCCGAATGGGTCCCCACCGGGTCGGTCACCGTGCGTGTGCCCGGCAAGGTCAATCTGTACCTCGCGGTCGACGACCTGCGTGAGGACGGCTATCACGAGCTGACCACGGTCTTTCATGCGGTATCGCTGACCGACGAAGTCACCGTGCGCAACGCCGACATGCTGTCGGTGACCATGTCGGGTGAAGGTGTCGAGGCGCTGCCCACCGACGAGCGCAACCTGGCCTGGCGGGCCGCCGTACTGCTGGCCGACCACGTCGGCCGCGCGCCCGACGTCGCCATCGCGATCGACAAGTCCATCCCGGTGGCCGGTGGCATGGCGGGCGGCAGTGCCGACGCGGCAGGTGTGCTGGTGGCGATGAACACGCTGTGGGAGCTCGGGGTGCCGCGGCGTGATCTGCATGCGCTCGCCGCCCGGCTGGGCAGCGACGTGCCCTTCGCGTTGCACGGCGGGACGGCGCTGGGCAGTGGGCGCGGTGAGGAACTGGCCACGGTGCTGGCCCGCAACACCTTCCACTGGGTGCTGGCATTCGCCCATCGCGGCTTGTCCACGCCGAAGGTGTTCGGAGAACTGGACCGGCTGCGTGCCGACGCCAGCCGCGACGAGCCGCCCCGGGCCGAGGAACCCGAACCCGTGCTGGCGGCACTGGCCTCGGGGGACGCGGCGGAACTGGCGTCGCTGCTGGGCAACGATCTGCAGCCGGCGGCGTTGAGCCTGTACCCGGAGCTCCGGCGCACCTTGCGGGCCGGCGTCGAGGCGGGGGCGCTGGCCGGCATCGTCTCGGGTTCCGGGCCGACCTGCGCGTTCCTGTGCGCGTCTGCGACCGCCGCGGTCGATGTGGGCGCGCAATTGGCGGGTGCAGGGGTGTGCCGTACGGTGCGGGTGACCAGTGGCCCGGTCCATGGGGCGCGGGTGGTGCCTGCGCCGTCGGCGTCGGTGTGATATCGGCGCGGTGTGACTCAGGACTCAATTCTCGCGTTGGTTTGGCAGCTACTTAAGAGTCTCATAAGATGACCGATGGTGATTGCCAGCGATGATGCATCGTCGCCCGTCGTGCTCGGCGGGCGGTTGACTTGCGGCCTGCCGCCGACGGCATCACCTAACCGAGACATAACCGCTGCCCAAATGTGTGCGCGCGCCTTCACACTGGCGTCGGACATCAGGCGGAGCATGGAAACCCGGGCGCTGTATCCCATGTCACCGGCGCTGCGGCTCCGGAAGCCGAGGAGGTCGTCGTGAGCAGATTCACCGACAAGATGTACCGCAACGCCCATGAGAGCGATCGCGGCATGGTCACCGGCGAGCCGCACGAGCCCGTCCGGCACACCTGGCTAGAGGTTCACGAGCGGGCCCGCCGCATCGCAGGCGGACTCGCCGCGGCAGGCATCGGACACGGCGCTGCGATCGGCGTGCTGGCCGGCTACCCGGTGGAGATCGCGCCGACGGCGCAGGGCGTGTGGATGCGCGGCGCGAGCCTCACCATGCTGCACCAGCCGACGCCGCGGACCGACCTGGCGGTGTGGGCCGAAGACACCATGAACGTCATCGGCATGATCGAGGCCACGGCCGTCATCGTCGCCGAGCCGTTCCTCGTCGCCATCCCGGTGCTCGAAGAAAAGGGCATCAAGGTGCTCACGGTGGCCGATCTGCTGGCCGCCGAGCCGATCGACCCGATCGAGACCGGCGAGGACGACCTGGCCCTCATGCAGCTGACCTCCGGGTCGACCGGGTCGCCCAAGGCCGTGCAGATCACCCACCGCAACATCCACTCCAACGCCGAGGCCATGTTCATCGGCGCGCAGTACGACGTCGACAAAGACGTCATGGTGAGCTGGCTGCCCTGCTTCCACGACATGGGCATGGTCGGCTTCCTGACCATCCCGATGTACTTCGGCGCCGAGCTGGTCAAGGTCACGCCGATGGACTTCCTGCGTGACACGCTGCTGTGGGCCAAGCTCATCGACAAGTACAAGGGCACCATGACCGCGGCGCCCAACTTCGCCTACGCGCTGTTCGCCAAGCGGCTGCGCAAGCAGGCCGAGCCGGGCCAGTTCGACCTGTCCACGCTGCGTTTCGCGCTGTCCGGTGCCGAGCCCGTTGATCCCGCTGACGTCGAGGACCTGCTCGA
It encodes the following:
- the gdhA gene encoding NADP-specific glutamate dehydrogenase; protein product: MSGLHPSLCDIYEEVARRNAGEKEFHQAVFEVLTSLGPVVDKHPEFADNAVIRRLCEPERQIIFRVPWLDDSGTVQINRGFRVEFNSALGPFKGGLRFHPSVYLGIVKFLGFEQIFKNSLTGLPIGGGKGGSDFDPKGRSDAEVMRFCQSFMTELYRHIGEYTDVPAGDIGVGTREIGYLFGQYKRITNRYESGVLTGKGLTWGGSQVRTEATGYGTVFFVDEILRAARDSFDGKRVVVSGSGNVAIYAIEKVHALGGIVVACSDSSGYVLDEKGIDIDVLKDVKEVQRGRISDYVEARAGAAQFVEGRSIWEVPCDIALPSATQNEVSGADAELLIKSGCRIVAEGANMPCTPEAVKLFAEAGVTFAPGKAANAGGVATSALEMQQNASRDSWTFEDTEQRLAEIMGRIHDSCLTIADEYGQPGNYMAGANIAGFIRVADAMLALGLV
- the metG gene encoding methionine--tRNA ligase, with translation MSKPPYYITTAIAYPNGAPHIGHAYEYIATDAIARFKRLDGFDVRYLTGTDVHGQKMAETAAAEGISAAELANRNSDVFQRLQETLNISFDRFIRTSDADHYEASKEIWRRMNEAGDIYLGAYSGWYSIRDERFFAEDETTEGPDGTRTAIETGTPVTWTEEQTYFFRLSAYTDRLLAHYQAHPEFIGPDVRRNEIVSFVSGGLKDLSISRTTFDWGVPVPDHPDHVMYVWVDALTNYLTGVGFPDVTSETFGKYWPADLHMIGKDIIRFHSVYWPAFLMSAGIALPERVFAHGFINVKGEKMSKSVGNVVDPIALVDAFGLDQVRYFFLREVSFGQDGSYSEEAIIGRINADLANELGNLAQRSLSMVNKNLDGVVPDPGEFTDDDTALLAAADALLDRVRAHFAEPAMHLALEAIWSVLGAANRYFSAQEPWVLRKSADPGDQQRFRTVLYTTLETVRIAALLSQPVMPDSMGKMLDLLGQPADERTFAAISTRLKPGVTLPAPAAVFPRYQMD
- a CDS encoding TatD family hydrolase; this translates as MSSKRSGREKPPAPEPLAPLVDAHTHLDSCGAETADDVHAIVDRAAAVGVQKVVTIADDLASAHWVAGAAVADDRVYGAVALHPTRANALTDEAKADLERLASHPRVVAVGETGIDLYWPGKVDGCATPAEQREGFAWHIDLAKRTGKPLMIHNRDADAEVLDVLAAEGAPETVIFHCFSSGPEMARTCIDAGWILSLSGTVSFKNAVDLQEAARLIPRGQMLVETDAPFLTPHPYRGAPNEPYCLPYTVRALAKLLDRPEQDLAAETATTATRVYGLDESCRI
- a CDS encoding resuscitation-promoting factor, translated to MDALNKLHESRSPLLRGVVGAVLVTLTAAGGFAVSAHKTVTLNVDGTAMTVTTMKSRVIDVVKENGFDVGDRDDLYPAANQPVQDAGNIVLHRSRPLEVSLDGQTSQQVWTTASTVDEALAQLQMTDTAPAAASRGTRVPLGGMALPVVSAKTVQIDDGGAVSTVHLAAANVAGLLDAAGAPLQQNDTVVPAASSPVTEGMHVQVTRMRIEKVTERMPLQPDNKRIEDTSMNMSRQVVEDPGAPGTQDVTFAVAKVNGVETGRLPVANVVITPARDGVLRVGAKPGTEVPPVANGSTWDALASCEAGGNWAINTGNGFYGGVQFDQNTWERQGGLRYAARADLATREEQIAIATVTQARQGWGAWPVCSGRIGAR
- the rsmA gene encoding 16S rRNA (adenine(1518)-N(6)/adenine(1519)-N(6))-dimethyltransferase RsmA — protein: MTIRLLGRTEIRRLAKEIDFRPRKSFGQNFVHDANTVRRIVSASGIHRTDHVLEVGPGLGSLTLALLDRGAQVTAVEIDPLLARQLPATIADHSHSEINRLSVLNRDILTLMPGDLTDQPTALVANLPYNVAVPALLHLLAEFPTIRTVMVMVQAEVAERLAAEPGGKDYGVPSAKVRFYGNVRRHGMVSPTVFWPIPRVYSGLVRIDRYETSPWPTDEAFRDEVFNLIDIGFAQRRKTSRNAFADWAGSGNESAERLLAASIDPSRRGETLAIADFVRLLQRSNEAALEAGKQQEQVRVT
- a CDS encoding amino acid permease; amino-acid sequence: MSSAPSTTDHDPSGLAREDEGYHKGLKPRQLQMIAIGGAIGTGLFMGAGGRLHTAGPGLFIVYGVCGLFVFFILRALGELVLHRPSSGSFVSYAREFLGEKAAYVAGWMYFFNWACTSIVDVTAIALYMHYWGAFKAIPQWTIALIALVIVLTVNMISVKVFGEMEFWAALIKVVALVTFLVVGIVFLAGRFRVEGQNTGFSVIADNGGLLPNGVLQLVIVTSGVIFAYAAVELVGTAAGETEHPAKVMPRAINSVVVRIAVFYVGSLILLALLLPYTAYQQGTSPFVTFFSKIGVPAAGDIMNFVVLTAALSSLNAGLYSTGRILRSMAMNGSAPQFTAKMTRRGVPFAGIALTGVFTVLGVFLNMVVPSEAFNIALDLSALGIIASWATIVICQIQLYRWSKRGLLARPAFRLFGTPYTSYATLAFLAVVTGLMCYENYWNLVALVVIVPALIVGWYLVRGRVMQLAAERIGVTGNYPVVAETPLMDEFLDENRRADP
- a CDS encoding serine/threonine-protein kinase codes for the protein MVSPGEGSIAEYEVDEVLGRGGWAVVYRAHDPDGAVVALKILNESHRRPDQLARLQREFDFARRLTHPNIVRVYAASQVWLAMELVDGGTIGGLAMTSDRLTALTQIAATLDHAHRCGIVHCDVKPSNILVDNPFSRAVLIDFGVAHSVSEDVAIRLAHDGGRLTLDPAKRITRQFREPRAQVQASLPYSAPELLSGRAPSAATDQYSLACTAIEMLTGSPPFTANTAMGLVDHQLHSPPPRISRQVSWIPHAVDSILAKAMAKRPDMRYDSCTEFMKLITRALR
- a CDS encoding 4-(cytidine 5'-diphospho)-2-C-methyl-D-erythritol kinase; protein product: MSASDGSTASEWVPTGSVTVRVPGKVNLYLAVDDLREDGYHELTTVFHAVSLTDEVTVRNADMLSVTMSGEGVEALPTDERNLAWRAAVLLADHVGRAPDVAIAIDKSIPVAGGMAGGSADAAGVLVAMNTLWELGVPRRDLHALAARLGSDVPFALHGGTALGSGRGEELATVLARNTFHWVLAFAHRGLSTPKVFGELDRLRADASRDEPPRAEEPEPVLAALASGDAAELASLLGNDLQPAALSLYPELRRTLRAGVEAGALAGIVSGSGPTCAFLCASATAAVDVGAQLAGAGVCRTVRVTSGPVHGARVVPAPSASV
- a CDS encoding fatty acyl-AMP ligase produces the protein MSRFTDKMYRNAHESDRGMVTGEPHEPVRHTWLEVHERARRIAGGLAAAGIGHGAAIGVLAGYPVEIAPTAQGVWMRGASLTMLHQPTPRTDLAVWAEDTMNVIGMIEATAVIVAEPFLVAIPVLEEKGIKVLTVADLLAAEPIDPIETGEDDLALMQLTSGSTGSPKAVQITHRNIHSNAEAMFIGAQYDVDKDVMVSWLPCFHDMGMVGFLTIPMYFGAELVKVTPMDFLRDTLLWAKLIDKYKGTMTAAPNFAYALFAKRLRKQAEPGQFDLSTLRFALSGAEPVDPADVEDLLDAGKPFGLAPGAILPAYGMAETTLAVSFSECNAGLVVDEVDADLLAALRRAVPATKGNTRRLATLGPLLTDLEARVVDENGDVMPARGVGVIELRGECVTPGYVTMGGFLPAQDENGWYDTGDLGYLTDEGHVVVCGRVKDVIIMAGRNIYPTDIERAAGRVDGVRTGCAVAVRLDAGHSRETFAVAVESNAWQDPAEVRRIEHQVAHEVVTEVDVRPRNVVVLGPGTIPKTSSGKLRRANSVSLVT